The window TGAGCGAGTAGCCGCCCGAATCATATGTAATGCCTTTTCCGATGAGCCCGATGACATCTTCCCACTTTTCTTTTCCTTGATATTTTAGCGTAATCATTTTTGGTTCTTCTTTGGAACCTTGATTGACGGCCAAAAAAGCGCCCATTCCTAGTTTTTCGATTTCGCTTTTCCCAAGAATCTCTACTTCCAATCCATATTTTTCTGCCAATTGGCTTGCGTACGTAGCAAGATAGGACGGAGTCAGCAAGTTGCTTGGCATATTGACGAGCGTACGAGCGGAATTCGTCGCTTTTCCAAGTATGTATCCTGCTTTGGCTGCTTGTTCGATTTCTCCGATCGTATGGCTGCTGTAAACAGTCATTTCCTCAATCCGCGGTTCCGGCAAATTGGGTTTTTGCTTATAATCACGGAATTCATATGTAGAAAGCGGAACCACTTCGCCTAATGCCGCTGCAGCTTGAACGGCATCCCATTTATCCGTTATAAACGTATCAAGCGCAATAGCGGCCTTTTGAACCGGCGTATTTTTTATATATTTGGCGGCTTTTCCAAAAGCCATTTTTAATTTCTGAATCGTGAGTTCTTTTTCTTTTCCCAAACCGACAAATAAGATTCTTTTGGAAGGCACAAAACCAAATGTATGGATCAGTTGCACGCTTTTATATTTGGCGGAAAGATCCCCGGTCTTTACAAGTTCCGTCAACTGACCTTGAAACGCCTCATCCAATTCGCCGAGAACTCCTCCAAACTTAAGGGGTTTATCCAACAAACCGACGATCAAGCAAGGCAATTCTATTTGAAACGGATTTTCATGACTAAATTGAAACATCTTTTAACACCTCCAACACCATTATAACCCTGGCAGAAAATAAACCACCAGAAATGATCATGGATATTTGGAGTTGTTCACTTCCAACTGTTATTTACTGGAAAGAAAAGAACAAGACAAAAGGACCCCCTTCCATACTGCTCTTTCTGTACAGGCTCAATATGGAAAGGGGATCTACTTGACTCTCGAAATTTTTATTCATTGCGGGTTTTTATATATTGCTGCCGGTATACTTGCAAAGCTTTATTTTGGTTTAAAGAAGCCAGCGTTTCTTCTGTCAAAGTTCCTTTTCCCATTTTGACAATATAAACGGCCAGTTTTTTCTTCCCCCACTCTTTATAAACATCATCAACTGTCTCGTAATATAGGTCAATCCGATTTCCTTTGATTGCGCTCCCGGTATCCGCTACCACTCCATAGCCATATCCGGGAATGAACAAAATCGTTCCAATCGGAAAGATCGTTGTATCAGCGGCAATGGTCGAATAAAGATCTCTTTTTACCTTGACGCCTGAATATGTAATACCATAACTGGGATGGCTGGGAGATTTCCCCGTTGATTCTTTTCCGGCTGTATAACCTGTCGCAATCACCGTTTTTTGGGGGTATTTCGACCAATCAACATCTTGTTCCAATATACGGGGCTGCTTCTCCCTCTCCGGTTGGGCATTCGCTTGCACAGGTTTCATAAGCAGTTGATCGACCCTTTTTGTGGATAATCCTTCAAGCTTTCGCTCACTCGTTTCCATCTTTGATAAAATCGTATGTTTAAGAGCCCAATTTCCAATCATAGCCGCATCTACTCCGGAAATCGTTTTAAAAGTGGCCATAAGTGCGATCAAAAATAAGATGGTCATAAAAACTCTTTTGGACGTCCGTTTTATTAGTCCCATCCTTTCACTCCCCTCACCCTATTGGTCTCCAAATGATGGCCACATTATTCAAAAATGGAGAAAAAACTTGGTAAAGGTTGGAGTGAACAAAAAAGGCTTCGTGAAGAAAATCCATGATGAGAATGAGAAGAACCCGTTTTATACAAATCACCCATGAGGAGATGACCTAAAAAGAAAAAAGCCGGCTTTTCTTCGATTAGTCCATCAGTGCCTTATTAGAAGCTTTTGCGAAGGCATTCCCTCATTTTTTTGTTTCAAATTGTGCTACAATAATGCCAAAAATGATCTGGGGGCATGTATATGGCGGAACATCACTTTCGTTTAAAAGCAAACTGGCCCGGCCTGCGAAATGATGTTGGGGAAATAAAAGCTGGGAATTTACGGACAAAGGTTTCGATTCCGGCGAAAATGGACGGCCCAGGCGTCGGGACAAATCCGGATGAAATGCTTTTAGGGGCGGCAGCCACTTGTTATATCATTACATTGGCCGCCATGTTGGAACGAAGCAGGCTGGAGAAGAAACAGTTAACGTTGGAATCAGAAGGGATCGTTGAAGTAACCAATGGCGTATTGACTTATAAAAAAATCATCCATCGTCCGAAAATAGTCCTTCATCGTGATGCAACCGCCAAAGAAATCAGCCGAGCACAACGTCTTGCTGAAAGAGCAGAATCGTCCTGCATGATTTCACGAGCCGTCAAAGGAAATGTGGAGATAGAACTGGAAATAGACATTCAAGTTGCTTCCGAATAACCGTGAACATAAAACTTTTAACGATTTTGGAGCAAAAAAGAGACTGAATCCAAAAGAGTGATTTCCTTTTGGATTCAGCCCTTCAAAACATTCGATATCCTTTTTTTCTTAATTCCTTTATGACAATTCCCGATAAAACGGCCCCGGCTAAGCCGCTTAACAAAATCAACATATCGGCCGGTTTCAGTCCTATCAATCTTTCTCCTAACGTAGTGAAAGCCTCTCTAGTATGCGTTATATAAGAAAGCGTACTAATCCCATCTACAATGATCAACACAACGAGAGGATATAAAATCGACATGATCCATGTCATTCGAAGCAGCATATTTAAAATAAATCCAATTCCGAAAAAAAGCACAAAAAACAGCAGCATCGATATAAATAAAACAGCAATATGCACTAGGAAACACCCCACAGGAATAAAAAGTATACTGAATATTCTTATATACGCCAATCTTCCCGATTATTCCTCCATTCCAATCTCATTATTCTCTCATTTTTCAGTCCCTTTTGATTTCTAGCAGCGTTTCCCATTTTAAAAGGATAAATGCGAACGGGTAGTCCTTGCTGTTGATTTTTGTTTCAACGATCACACAAAAAAACAGAACGGCTTATTACGCCGTTCTGTCGTTGTAATACCTTTTTATTTGTTGTACAATCAGCCGTTTTGTTATCTGTAAAAGGCTTAGCTGACTGTCTTAGAAAAATTTGAACTTTCCTTTTTTCAGTACCAAGGACAAACCGCCAATCATAAACAAAGCACGGTTGTCAATCACTTTTTTCATAAAGGA of the Bacillus smithii genome contains:
- a CDS encoding leucyl aminopeptidase produces the protein MFQFSHENPFQIELPCLIVGLLDKPLKFGGVLGELDEAFQGQLTELVKTGDLSAKYKSVQLIHTFGFVPSKRILFVGLGKEKELTIQKLKMAFGKAAKYIKNTPVQKAAIALDTFITDKWDAVQAAAALGEVVPLSTYEFRDYKQKPNLPEPRIEEMTVYSSHTIGEIEQAAKAGYILGKATNSARTLVNMPSNLLTPSYLATYASQLAEKYGLEVEILGKSEIEKLGMGAFLAVNQGSKEEPKMITLKYQGKEKWEDVIGLIGKGITYDSGGYSLKTKNGLVGMKTDMAGAAAVLGAMEAIAEWKPKQNVVAVIPATDNVVSASAFRPDDVITSMNGKTIEVLNTDAEGRLVLADAVTYAKHHGAEYLVDVATLTGGVIVALGTDKTGAVTNDEWLFEQILEASFEAGEYIWRLPYTEEDKKRVRNSRIADLNNSPGREGHAIMGAAFIGEFVEGAPWVHLDIAGTADTDKDYDLGPAGATGVMTRTLALFVDRFDKE
- a CDS encoding 3D domain-containing protein, which gives rise to MGLIKRTSKRVFMTILFLIALMATFKTISGVDAAMIGNWALKHTILSKMETSERKLEGLSTKRVDQLLMKPVQANAQPEREKQPRILEQDVDWSKYPQKTVIATGYTAGKESTGKSPSHPSYGITYSGVKVKRDLYSTIAADTTIFPIGTILFIPGYGYGVVADTGSAIKGNRIDLYYETVDDVYKEWGKKKLAVYIVKMGKGTLTEETLASLNQNKALQVYRQQYIKTRNE
- a CDS encoding OsmC family protein produces the protein MAEHHFRLKANWPGLRNDVGEIKAGNLRTKVSIPAKMDGPGVGTNPDEMLLGAAATCYIITLAAMLERSRLEKKQLTLESEGIVEVTNGVLTYKKIIHRPKIVLHRDATAKEISRAQRLAERAESSCMISRAVKGNVEIELEIDIQVASE
- a CDS encoding YuiB family protein; translation: MLLFFVLFFGIGFILNMLLRMTWIMSILYPLVVLIIVDGISTLSYITHTREAFTTLGERLIGLKPADMLILLSGLAGAVLSGIVIKELRKKGYRMF